TCAACCATTCTACTTGATATTACAGACTTTTGGATAATAaagtattataataaaaaatgtgtctTATTTACTAAAATCTCTGACCTCTCTTGTAGATGGAGATCGTGACCGTTTCCATATTGAAGGAATAATGGAGAGTCCTGCCACAGACGATGAAGGGGAATGCTTCTCACCTTTACTACTAAATGCTACTTCTGTGAACATTGAGGTCTACTATAACAAAGCAGTGAACTATACCTTGATGGTCACCTTTGTATCCTTTATATGTGATATATCATCAATCTTGTTGATTCATCCTAATGTTCCATAAGCTAGATTTGGGGGGATTCCTTAACATTTTGCATCAGGTCTCGTTCCTTCAAGTTCTTTTGTTGATTCGGCAAATGGAACACGGCAACACTCAATCAGTAAGACATTTTACTTTAGACATCCATTTCaatcaatgttttcttttgattattctTAGCATTTAGTGGTTGATAATGGTTTGATGTGCCTCTTATCAGGGAGCAGCCAAAGTTTCGATTTTAATGATTGGGCAGCAAGCCATCATGGATGCTTATCTTTGTCTTCTACACCTAACAGCAGGAATACTAGTTGGTAAGTTCAATTCCAGTTTATGCAGTTTACTAGATTGGTTTTGCTTTCAGATGCAATGGAATTTGTTTATTATGTTTTGCAGGAAGCTTATtgcaattatttgaaaaatagacCTGTTTAAGTAAAGGCATGATTAGGAGTTTAGATTCGCAGTGGAtatatttcagaaaaaaatatctctaaaCTTTGTGAACACAAAAATTTGTAAGGATTCCATTTGTCTGGTGATCTacctatatttcaattttatcatgtgGCGATACTTGATGGGTATTTTCCATTTGCTGGCAAAATCATTTGCAAACTACAAAATGGACAAGTGTTTCAATTCTCTGCATTGACTCTCTTGGAAACCATCAGACTACTGGAGTGGTAGAAGAACTGCCCAATTTGTGTTCACTTCTGATACAACAATTAGTTCTCCAacctttcaaatttcaaaatcaaagtaTACTAGTAggtatcatttgaaaaaaactcACAACCAGCAACCTGGCCTAAGTTATTCATAtgtcatttcaaaattaaattataccaGTGGTTCTACTTTTCTTAATTAGTATTCTTCTGTCTTGTTGTGCATGAATTgtgcccctttttttttcatgcatatgcTTATCATACTGAATCAGTGTAACTCTATTCTTGTTGTACactgaaatttaatttatgcaCCTACTGCTAGTTGTTGCTAAGCACTGGCTTGTTCTCTGTCTCTGTTAAGCAAATACTTTCGTACTTTCCTGTGCAGAATCCTTGTTTAATGCTTTTGCAACTGCCGCATTTTTCAAGTTTGTAGTCTTCTCAATTTTTGAGATGAGATATCTTCTTGCTATATGGAAGGCAAGCAGGCCTATGAATAGTGGTGAAGGTTGGGAGACAATGAGGCGTGAGCTATCAGTTCTATACAGTCGTTTCTGTAAGTACTCTTTTTGGAAATCAATCTGTAGGTCGAATTCTATCTCTAGGATTCATTGGAAATGATCTGGTGTTGATTAAATACTCTAGCATGGTTCTTGCTTTCAGTTACTCCTTTGAATGAGTAACCAGCTAGAAATTTTCAACATATTCATCTCTTGATCTCCTGAATTCTTTGTCACATGCTTGCGATCATCAATTGGCTTATTATGGATTCAACTActtgtgttaaaatataaaattccttATTTTATGTCTGGTGCAATTGGATCTAACTGCTACAATTATTTGCAGATGGGATCCTGTTGGGAGGCATTCTATTTATGTATGAGTTCCATAATTATCTTCGACCCATTCTTCTCTTGATGTACTCCTTTTGGATACCTCAAATAATTACCAATGTCATTCGAGACTCAAGAAAACCTTTGCATCCTCATTACATCTTAGGCATGACTGTTACTCGTCTAGCAATCCCATTGTATATATTTGGATGTCCTTACAACTTTATGCGCATTGAGCCCGACAAGACTTGGTGTATATGTTTGAGTATATTCATTGGATTGCAAGCatcaattcttcttcttcaacactATCTTGGGTCTCGGTGTTTCATTCCTCGACAGGTTGGTGcagttttttctctcctttttcccacccaaacccattttttttcttttcccagtTTCCAATAATTTATGACACTCTGATTGCTGTGTTAAGTTGGTAAATTACCTTGGTTAAACAGCCATGCAGACCTATGCTGACCAAGGGGCAGTGATTAACATAGTCACAAATAtattatcctttttcttttcacataaagCATGTTGTGACTGCCTTACATCACTTTACTACGCTTGTTTGCAGATCCTACCTGAGAAATATTGCTACTATAGAAGGTTTGATAAGGATGCAAATCATGCTACAGACTGTGTCATCTGCATGACTTCCATTGATCTCACTCATCGTTCTAATGATTGCATGGTACATACcaggattttcttttttcttccaccCTTCCTTTACTTTGTTGGCACCTGCGCCTAAGCCACTAAATTGCAAATCTCTGGCAGGTGACTCCATGTGATCATTTCTTTCATTCCGGTTGTCTACAAAGGTGGATGGATATCAAGATGGAATGTCCAACTTGCCGGCGTCCGCTACCACCAGCCTAGGGATATTAGTACACTCTTGTTTATATTACTTAGGATTGATTGACATTGCCCAGCTTGTTGATTCTGGTAATGAGCTGATGCAAAACCTTGCATTTACTAAACATTTCTGATTCCCTATTGCatcattccattttttttcttaacttatgATTGAGGTGTATTTTGGATCCTGTTTTTGATGTatcttttgtatttattttatttctgttttatttcaGGTTGGGAAAAGCCGATATTACGCCTGGTACAGCTTCAGAAGATACCTGATATAGAGCCCTAAGCAATGCCGGCGTTACCTGATGCTGCCACACTTTGTATTTGACACCACCTTTTGTTAATCGTATAATGTCATCAGTACGCAGAAATTTTCACAAAtgcaaattattttcaattctatAATTGGCACACAAGATTTTTTGTTCTCTTGCAAATAAATTAACCCTTGTAGCGTTTATATGAATCATGAAATTGGCAATAGGAAGGCAAAACGACTGATTTCCCCTGATAAAGAATTGTTGTCGTTTTTTTTCTCCGGTTATATGCATCAGTTTGGAGGTAAACGAACGTGTCTGCCCTGATAATTTTTATCAGGATACAAGTCTTTGGTAATCAAGCAGGAAATTTCTAAACATTGTTCTTGTTGGCATGAAATGATGGATCAAATGGACACAATCAAGTCAATCCTTTTTCTGTACTTTCTTTATAAGACTTTTGAAGAGACCATATGGTTTCTCAATGGTTTTTGGTTATTGCTTCGAGATGGTGATAGGTTATTGTTTCGAGATGGTGATAGAAAAGATATTCTcttgtactttttttattaactacaaaattgattagaaacatttattatatatatatttttatcatatttccaATGTTTCTGTTCCTTCCAGGTTCAATAgcttaaagaaatttttttatttaaataattctttctGTCTAAATAGATGTTGATATtgaggttgaattttttttttttttttgttaaaatttaaatttttttcttcaaattaatattttttataatatttttagattattttaaaatgttgatgttaaaaataaataaaataaataaaaagtatattataatatttttttttaaaaaaaatactttaaaaaacagtttCTATTAtctttctaaatattttaaaatctagcCTTTTTCAAATTCCAAGTTAAATAGTTGCTTCACCTTGGAAATCTGGGACAACACAAGCCCGTGAAATCTAGCCTTCTAGGATTGTGAAGCATAGaaatttttcaaggattttatACATGAAATCATGATTtgtatatagaaagaaaaataaacaaaaacaagaggATTTATATTTACTTAAGAAgccaattttttattcttactttGGTTTTACTGTTACTATCTTACATGATTAGTTATGTTAAACTAGAAACACAATAATAATTGCTAAAAAAAAGTTCTACTCGAATTGACAGCCATTGAATATTTAAAGTTAGCAGATTCTACCTTGTACAACTTTGATAACtaatttctttattataaaTCTTTCCTTTAATTAGGATACACCAGTTGTGGATTAATAATAGATATTTTTGTATATGATAGTTTTGATGATCTAAAAGTTAAAAACCAGCTTATACAGCTTGTGCTATTTCTACATAATGGATATTCTATAACCAGAGAAGGAAGGTTTTTCCTCAAAGCTTTCTGAGTTTATCATAGTCTGATGcttttttaatatggtttaaTGACAAAAACTACTTAGCTTGAAAATTCCACATCAAGGTTTTTATCAAAGCAAATGGTTTATAAGTTCATGTTGATGACAGCCCTGCTCTTAACAAAGACAAAGACAAAGACCAAGAATGTACGCCAAGTAGGAAGTCAAAGATGCCCAAGTTACGGTACGGATTCTTGAGTCTATAGAACCCAACTTGTCTTGAACCTCATACCCTCTAAAATTGTTGCTGGAATGTGAACTTCCTTGAAGTTATACAGTCAACACAACACTGCTCAACATTTTTAGCTTTAGCTTGAATTGGCCATGCCCACTGAACAATCTTTTTATCTCTGATTCTTACTATAACTTTATGAGTCTTTGGGTTAAGTAAAATTCAATTTGTCTATAAAACTACTAAGAAAGACTAGCTTCTTATGAAATTGAGATCTAAATTTGAAGGCACTCGGTCTAACTTATGAACTGAGAGTCTATCACCTCCCTGAATACATGCCTcaatgagagtttttttttttttgaggataAATGCTTCCTCAATCAAACCATTATGGAACAACATAGATCGATCTCTTATTTTGTTCACAAGGCAAGCCAAGAGGCTGGGACATGAGTATTGTCCAATGCTTTTGTTGCAACGAATTTGGAAGGTTAGTCCAatgcttttattttgttcatataGAAGTGGAAGGTTAGAGTTTGTGGGATAATACCATAAAATCTGTTGCTATTCAAATGGATGAGTGCTAAGCCAGTAAGGAGGCCTAAATATTCATCAGGAAGGAAACCTGCTGTATCAGCACAGTTGGGGTCAATGCCAGCGACTACTCTAATTCTGGGATCATCAAGTGCAACTGTACAATATACTGTTTTATAGCTACCTAAATCAGGACCAACCCAATTAGTGGTAAAGTTGTATAGGTAAGAGTAGATGACTCTTTTTCATGCATGGAGGGCAATATAAGCTTAGTAAAGCCTGGGGTTTGAGGTGGGAGAATGGTTGTGCAAGCAATGGCGATGATAACCATGGTAGTTATGCTTTGCAGCTATATAGCTAGACAAGGAAGATAGGTGTAAGAGCAAGAGAAGTAAAGTATGGCCAGTGATAAAACAAAGTAGAGACGAAGCCATTTGATTTTCGTGGGTTTAAGGAAGTATTATTGGGTGCTTATGTAAGGAGTTACTTTCCTTGTCAAAGAC
This DNA window, taken from Populus alba chromosome 17, ASM523922v2, whole genome shotgun sequence, encodes the following:
- the LOC118049857 gene encoding transmembrane E3 ubiquitin-protein ligase FLY2, which gives rise to MVFGFFDMVNSEGFSWRRGLGFVVWIVFWLWFVFLGLLQPVVGLRPLRERAQSWGDEWLFIRKDENDLGPFSMWNITGTYRGSWKFLDSTNSSSKFPDLRKSNGDSVIELFSRPTKINGVHYVQGVIIFHDVFNNEHNVGGAQIRVEGVYIWPFRQLRMVTNSGKEGELSQEEEYILSNPYHLLGVFSSQVFQDSPRDKIWRRKNSPIYEMEKHCSIEIAAQITRLSSAQSDGDRDRFHIEGIMESPATDDEGECFSPLLLNATSVNIEVYYNKAVNYTLMVTFVSFLQVLLLIRQMEHGNTQSGAAKVSILMIGQQAIMDAYLCLLHLTAGILVESLFNAFATAAFFKFVVFSIFEMRYLLAIWKASRPMNSGEGWETMRRELSVLYSRFYGILLGGILFMYEFHNYLRPILLLMYSFWIPQIITNVIRDSRKPLHPHYILGMTVTRLAIPLYIFGCPYNFMRIEPDKTWCICLSIFIGLQASILLLQHYLGSRCFIPRQILPEKYCYYRRFDKDANHATDCVICMTSIDLTHRSNDCMVTPCDHFFHSGCLQRWMDIKMECPTCRRPLPPA